A stretch of the Medicago truncatula cultivar Jemalong A17 chromosome 5, MtrunA17r5.0-ANR, whole genome shotgun sequence genome encodes the following:
- the LOC11426289 gene encoding AP2-like ethylene-responsive transcription factor AIL6 — translation MARATTTNSNNNWLSFSLSPMEMPQFVQYDQASSVTTNSSHQNHHNYFLDNLYTHNGWGNGTKAEEQEQSIWFVDSSNTVNHTPPPKLEDFLGDSQTETQDSSLTNMYDHHHYFGGDHSQHQHQQHHQDLTGFQAFSNNNSGSEVDDSGSIGKSGQAACGNEFGTTHCVESVNEYAYSTAAAAAVGANGTLSLGVAQSSEENAIVAVAADSDSSKKIVDTFGQRTSIYRGVTRHRWTGRYEAHLWDNSCRREGQARKGRQVYLGGYDKEEKAARSYDLAALKYWGPTATTNFPVSNYAKELEEMKNVTKQEFIASLRRKSSGFSRGASIYRGVTRHHQQGRWQARIGRVAGNKDLYLGTFATEEEAAEAYDIAAIKFRGANAVTNFEMNRYDVEAIMKSSLPVGGAAKRLKRSLESEQKASADNNIQQNNSQQSAANLTNSSSSNNINFSAIQHQQPMASIPYGIPYDSNTAYYHHNLFQHFHASTNDGAAESAANGGLNAMPPTSAEFYLWPNQSY, via the exons ATGGCTCGTGCTACTACtacaaattcaaataataaCTGGCTATCATTTTCACTTTCACCCATGGAAATGCCTCAGTTTGTTCAATATGACCAAGCTTCTTCCGTTACTACTAACTCCtctcatcaaaatcatcataaCTATTTCCTTGACAACTTGTATACTCATAATG GGTGGGGAAACGGAACCAAAgcagaagaacaagaacaatcAATCTGGTTTgtggattcatcaaacactgttAACCACACTCCACCACCAAAGCTAGAAGATTTTCTAGGTGACAGTCAAACAGAAACACAAGATTCATCACTCACAAACATGTATGATCATCATCACTACTTCGGTGGGGACCACTCCCAgcaccaacaccaacaacacCACCAGGATCTTACTGGTTTTCAAGCTTTTTCAAACAACAACTCTGGCTCTGAAGTTGATGATTCTGGTTCAATAGGGAAATCAGGACAAGCTGCATGTGGGAATGAGTTTGGTACAACTCATTGTGTTGAGTCTGTGAATGAGTATGCTTACTCCACCGCTGCTGCGGCAGCGGTGGGGGCTAATGGAACTCTGTCGCTCGGTGTTGCGCAGAGTTCCGAGGAAAATGCTATTGTTGCTGTTGCTGCTGATTCTGATAGCTCTAAGAAGATTGTTGATACTTTTGGTCAAAGAACTTCAATTTACCGTGGTGTCACTAG GCATAGATGGACAGGAAGATATGAAGCCCATCTATGGGATAACAGCTGTAGAAGAGAAGGTCAAGCTAGGAAGGGTCGTCAAG TCTATTTGG GTGGATATGACAAAGAAGAAAAGGCCGCAAGATCCTATGATTTGGCTGCTCTAAAGTATTGGGGGCCCACTGCTACTACCAACTTCCCT GTTTCCAATTATGCAAAAGAATTGGAAGAGATGAAGAATGTAACAAAGCAAGAATTCATTGCTTCATTGAGAAG GAAGAGTAGTGGCTTCTCAAGAGGAGCTTCCATCTACCGGGGTGTCACAAG GCATCACCAACAGGGTAGGTGGCAAGCAAGAATTGGTCGTGTTGCCGGGAACAAAGACTTGTATCTTGGAACATTCG CAACTGAAGAGGAAGCTGCAGAGGCCTATGACATTGCGGCCATAAAGTTCCGAGGCGCAAACGCGGTGACAAACTTTGAGATGAACAGATATGACGTGGAAGCGATAATGAAGAGCTCTCTTCCAGTTGGCGGAGCAGCTAAACGCCTGAAGCGTTCTCTAGAATCAGAACAGAAAGCTTCTGCTGACAACAACATTCAACAGAACAACTCTCAACAAAGTGCTGCAAACTTGactaacagcagcagcagcaacaacatcaacttcTCAGCTATTCAACATCAGCAACCAATGGCTTCAATTCCTTATGGTATTCCGTATGACTCGAATACGGCTTACTATCATCACAACCTCTTCCAGCATTTTCATGCTAGTACCAATGATGGCGCTGCAGAATCAGCAGCGAATGGAGGACTCAATGCCATGCCACCAACATCGGCTGAGTTCTATTTATGGCCAAATCAGTCCTATTGA